In one Sulfuricella sp. genomic region, the following are encoded:
- a CDS encoding peptidoglycan DD-metalloendopeptidase family protein, whose product MIPGLRKTIRAGILALACLGTHTSAAPKPELQELRGRIESLQKALDSKEDAKADAADELKTSEQAISEINSALRDLARQQQATQSTLKSLEQEKTALDKRIGAEQTMLGRLLYQQYRSGQQDQLKILLNQENPGQAARQLRYYTYLARARNELLEKLRGNLEKLHRLTHETETKQAELLQIRSEQDKQRGKLLAQQEMKKKLVTQLAKQIGQQRSELSRLQLNEKKLTQLIERLAKQQRATSRKTERPSSAARNSAVPDASYAGTSFPQLKGKLLLPVRGELTGRFGTPRQDSGSPWRGLFIRTAAAQEVHAIASGRVVFSDWLRGFGNLLIVDHGSGYMSLYGNNESLFKRTGEDIRAGDVIASTGNSGGNPETGLYFEIRHQSRPFNPLEWCKIS is encoded by the coding sequence GTGATTCCTGGCCTCAGGAAAACCATCAGAGCCGGCATTCTGGCACTGGCCTGCCTGGGCACACACACTTCTGCCGCACCCAAACCCGAGTTGCAGGAACTTCGCGGGCGCATCGAGTCGCTGCAAAAGGCGCTCGATAGCAAGGAAGATGCGAAAGCCGATGCCGCGGATGAACTTAAAACTTCGGAACAGGCCATCAGCGAAATCAACAGCGCGCTACGCGACCTGGCCCGGCAGCAGCAAGCCACCCAGTCCACCCTGAAATCGCTCGAGCAGGAAAAAACCGCTCTGGACAAACGCATCGGCGCCGAACAGACGATGCTGGGCCGCCTTCTTTACCAGCAATACCGCTCCGGCCAGCAGGACCAGCTCAAGATCCTGCTCAATCAGGAGAACCCCGGCCAGGCCGCGCGCCAACTTCGCTATTACACTTATCTTGCCCGCGCCCGCAACGAACTGCTCGAAAAATTGCGCGGCAACCTCGAAAAATTGCACCGCCTGACTCACGAAACCGAAACCAAACAGGCCGAACTTTTACAAATCCGGAGCGAACAGGACAAGCAGCGGGGAAAACTGCTCGCGCAGCAGGAAATGAAAAAAAAGCTGGTCACCCAGCTTGCGAAGCAGATCGGGCAACAACGCAGCGAGCTGTCGCGACTGCAACTTAACGAGAAGAAACTGACCCAGCTCATTGAACGCCTGGCCAAACAACAGCGGGCAACAAGCAGGAAAACAGAGCGCCCTTCCTCCGCTGCCCGCAACTCGGCCGTGCCGGACGCTTCTTATGCCGGAACATCATTTCCGCAGTTGAAGGGAAAACTGCTGCTGCCGGTGCGAGGGGAACTCACGGGGCGCTTTGGCACTCCACGACAGGATAGCGGCTCGCCCTGGCGCGGCCTGTTCATTCGCACCGCCGCGGCGCAGGAAGTGCATGCCATTGCCAGCGGCCGGGTAGTGTTCTCGGACTGGCTGCGCGGCTTCGGCAACCTGCTTATCGTCGACCATGGCAGCGGCTACATGAGCCTGTATGGTAACAATGAATCCCTGTTCAAACGGACAGGTGAAGACATCCGTGCCGGCGACGTGATCGCCAGCACGGGAAACAGCGGCGGCAACCCGGAAACCGGTTTATACTTCGAAATTCGCCACCAGAGCAGACCTTTTAACCCTCTGGAATGGTGCAAAATCAGCTAA
- a CDS encoding S41 family peptidase — MRGKLQKFGLVAMGALLGVMLSLNYSAVADKPQATPLPVEELRAFAEIFGKIKSDYVEPVEDKKLITEAINGMLSGLDPHSAYLDLDAFKDLQVGTQGEFGGLGIEVGMEDGFVKVVSPIEDTPAYHAGLKSGDLIIKLDDTPVKGMTLNDAVKRMRGKPSTQIILTVMRKGENKPLTFTLTRAIIKIKSVKFKLLETGYGYVRVTQFQEHTGENLAKALDELYKQNKESLKGLILDLRNDPGGLLNGAVGVSAAFLPENALVVYTEGRTEDAKMKLTASKENYLRGAKEGDYLKNLPAGVKDVPMVVLINGGSASASEIVAGALQDHKRAIIIGTQSFGKGSVQTVLPLGNGTAIKLTTARYYTPNGRSIQAKGITPDIVAEEATVNGVDKDAAFNLREADLERHLANGQEGKSEHAPAKPNVPKKATLPKAEEKSDSKDTEREVVSKNDYQLNQAVNLLKGLNILKNR, encoded by the coding sequence ATGCGCGGCAAACTGCAAAAATTCGGACTCGTCGCCATGGGCGCCCTGCTCGGTGTGATGCTCAGCCTGAATTATTCCGCCGTGGCTGACAAACCTCAGGCAACGCCGCTACCCGTTGAGGAATTGCGCGCCTTTGCCGAAATATTCGGCAAGATCAAATCCGATTATGTGGAGCCGGTTGAGGACAAGAAACTCATCACCGAAGCCATCAATGGCATGCTTTCCGGCCTCGATCCTCATTCTGCCTACCTCGACCTGGACGCCTTCAAGGATCTCCAGGTCGGCACCCAGGGCGAATTCGGCGGCCTGGGTATCGAAGTCGGCATGGAAGACGGCTTCGTCAAGGTGGTTTCGCCGATCGAAGACACGCCGGCCTATCATGCCGGACTCAAGAGCGGCGACCTGATCATCAAGCTGGACGACACCCCGGTCAAGGGCATGACGCTCAACGACGCAGTCAAGCGCATGCGCGGAAAACCCAGCACCCAGATCATCCTGACCGTGATGCGCAAGGGCGAAAACAAGCCGCTGACCTTCACCCTCACCCGCGCCATCATCAAGATCAAGAGTGTGAAATTCAAGCTGCTCGAGACGGGTTATGGTTATGTGCGCGTCACCCAGTTCCAGGAACACACCGGAGAGAATCTGGCCAAGGCGCTGGATGAACTCTACAAACAGAACAAGGAATCCCTCAAGGGACTCATTCTCGACCTGCGCAACGATCCCGGCGGCCTGCTGAATGGCGCAGTTGGGGTCTCCGCGGCCTTCCTGCCGGAAAACGCGCTGGTGGTCTATACCGAGGGCCGCACCGAAGATGCCAAGATGAAGCTCACCGCCAGCAAGGAAAATTATCTGCGCGGCGCCAAGGAAGGCGATTACCTCAAAAACCTGCCGGCCGGAGTGAAAGACGTCCCGATGGTAGTGCTGATCAACGGCGGCTCGGCTTCCGCTTCGGAAATCGTTGCCGGCGCCCTGCAGGATCACAAGCGCGCCATCATCATCGGCACCCAGTCCTTTGGCAAGGGTTCGGTGCAAACCGTGCTGCCGCTGGGCAACGGCACTGCGATCAAACTCACGACCGCGCGTTACTACACCCCCAATGGCCGCTCCATCCAGGCCAAGGGCATCACCCCCGACATCGTGGCGGAAGAAGCCACGGTAAACGGGGTGGACAAGGATGCCGCATTCAATCTGCGTGAAGCGGATCTCGAACGCCATCTGGCCAACGGCCAGGAAGGCAAGAGCGAACATGCTCCAGCCAAGCCGAATGTTCCGAAAAAGGCAACCCTGCCCAAGGCTGAAGAGAAGAGCGATAGCAAGGATACGGAACGCGAAGTGGTCTCGAAAAATGACTACCAGCTGAACCAGGCCGTAAACCTGCTCAAAGGCCTGAATATCCTGAAAAACCGCTAA
- the moeB gene encoding molybdopterin-synthase adenylyltransferase MoeB, translated as MDDNQLLRYSRHILLPQIGVEGQEKLLASHALIIGAGGLGSPIALYLAAAGVGHITICDGDSVDLTNLQRQIAHFTHSLGSNKALSAQRTLAAINPEIRVTAIPQRVEGEELAHLVSQSDVVVDACDNFATRHAVNRACVKHKKPLVSGAAIRFDGQLTVFDLRRPDSPCYHCLFPESAQEEGERCAVMGVFAPLVGIIGAAQAAEALKLLTGIGQPLLGRLQLLDGLSMEWRQIRLKKDAACAVCGSV; from the coding sequence ATGGACGACAACCAGCTCCTGCGCTATAGCCGCCACATCCTGCTGCCCCAGATCGGCGTCGAGGGACAGGAAAAACTGCTTGCCTCCCATGCCCTGATCATCGGCGCAGGAGGATTGGGTTCACCCATCGCGCTGTATCTGGCCGCTGCCGGCGTGGGACATATCACCATCTGCGATGGCGACAGCGTGGATCTCACCAATCTCCAGCGCCAGATCGCCCACTTCACCCACTCCCTCGGCAGCAACAAGGCACTTTCGGCGCAACGCACCCTGGCGGCGATCAATCCCGAAATCCGGGTGACGGCCATACCGCAGCGCGTCGAGGGCGAGGAACTGGCGCATCTGGTCTCCCAGTCCGACGTGGTGGTGGATGCCTGCGACAACTTCGCCACCCGCCACGCCGTCAACCGCGCCTGCGTCAAACACAAGAAGCCGCTGGTCTCCGGCGCGGCCATCCGTTTCGACGGCCAGCTCACGGTATTCGACCTGCGCCGCCCGGACAGCCCCTGCTACCACTGCCTGTTTCCGGAAAGCGCGCAGGAGGAAGGCGAGCGCTGCGCCGTGATGGGCGTATTCGCCCCGCTGGTGGGCATCATTGGCGCAGCGCAGGCGGCGGAAGCGCTCAAGCTGCTGACCGGCATCGGCCAGCCGCTGCTGGGGCGCCTGCAACTGCTCGACGGCCTCTCTATGGAATGGCGCCAGATCCGGCTGAAAAAAGACGCCGCCTGCGCAGTGTGTGGCTCAGTCTGA
- the slmA gene encoding nucleoid occlusion factor SlmA translates to MATKPGERKLQILQVLAEMLQQPQGEKITTAALAARLDVSEAALYRHFASKAQMFEGLIEFIEQSLFGIINKVTSEEQNGAKQLETMLSLLLGFAQKNPGMTRVLTGDALVNENERLQARINQVHDRLEASLKQSLRIAASQGGLGVAADPAAHANLIMSFIVGRWQQFAKSGFKREPMEFLETQKKILLG, encoded by the coding sequence ATGGCGACTAAACCGGGCGAGCGCAAGCTCCAGATCTTGCAGGTATTGGCGGAAATGCTGCAACAGCCGCAGGGGGAAAAGATCACCACCGCCGCGCTGGCGGCCAGGCTCGATGTTTCAGAGGCGGCGCTGTATCGCCACTTTGCCAGCAAGGCGCAGATGTTTGAAGGGCTGATCGAATTCATCGAACAGAGTCTGTTCGGCATCATCAACAAGGTCACCAGCGAGGAGCAGAATGGAGCGAAGCAGTTGGAAACCATGCTTTCCCTGCTGCTCGGCTTTGCGCAGAAAAATCCCGGCATGACGCGAGTGCTGACCGGAGATGCGCTGGTGAACGAGAACGAACGCCTGCAGGCGCGCATCAATCAGGTTCATGACCGGCTTGAAGCCAGTCTCAAACAGTCGTTGCGCATCGCTGCAAGCCAGGGCGGACTGGGTGTGGCGGCTGATCCGGCCGCCCACGCCAACCTGATCATGAGCTTTATCGTCGGCCGCTGGCAGCAGTTTGCCAAGAGCGGCTTCAAGCGCGAGCCGATGGAGTTCCTCGAAACCCAGAAAAAGATACTGCTGGGTTAA
- a CDS encoding pyrimidine 5'-nucleotidase: MRMTGGGLTWVFDLDNTLHNASPHIFPHLNRAMTQYLQDHLALDEAEADRLRDHYWQRYGATLQGLVRHHGTRPDHFLWHTHQFPALERMVLRKRGLRAALQRLRGKRIVYTNAPAFYAEAVLRLLRIDDLFAGVFSIEGADYHPKPDPQGFYRLFRTWRLSPQRCVMVEDSLGNLRTAKRLGMKTVLVGSASRRVAGVDISLRSVLELPRAQKKLGKPQGEHHGD, translated from the coding sequence ATGAGAATGACGGGGGGCGGGCTGACCTGGGTGTTCGATCTGGACAATACCCTGCATAACGCCTCGCCACATATCTTCCCGCATCTCAACCGCGCCATGACGCAGTACCTGCAGGATCATCTGGCGTTGGACGAGGCGGAAGCCGATCGCTTGCGCGACCATTACTGGCAACGCTATGGGGCAACCCTGCAAGGACTGGTGCGGCACCATGGCACCAGGCCGGACCACTTCCTCTGGCATACCCACCAGTTTCCCGCGCTGGAGCGCATGGTGCTGCGCAAACGCGGGCTGAGGGCTGCCCTGCAGCGCTTGCGCGGAAAGCGGATCGTCTATACCAATGCGCCCGCCTTTTATGCCGAAGCCGTGCTGCGTCTGTTGCGCATCGACGATCTGTTTGCCGGGGTGTTTTCCATCGAGGGCGCGGACTATCACCCCAAACCGGATCCGCAGGGTTTTTACCGCCTGTTTCGCACCTGGCGCCTGTCGCCGCAACGCTGCGTGATGGTAGAGGATTCGCTGGGCAATCTCAGGACCGCGAAACGGCTTGGCATGAAAACCGTGCTGGTCGGATCGGCTTCCAGAAGGGTGGCGGGCGTGGATATCAGTTTGCGCTCCGTTCTTGAACTGCCACGGGCACAGAAAAAGTTAGGAAAACCACAGGGAGAACACCATGGCGACTAA
- the argB gene encoding acetylglutamate kinase has translation MSLSPASAKEKANILSEALPYIRRFQDKTIVIKYGGNAMTEEHLKHGFAKDVVLLKLVGLNPVVVHGGGPQINDLLKRVGKQGEFVQGMRVTDEETMDIVEMVLGGQVNKEIVNLINQYGGKAVGLTGTDGGMIRAKKLLVKAKGDGEELIDIGLVGEVSHIDPALVNLLDSQDFIPVIAPIGVGDMGEAFNINADLVAGKLAETLGAEKLILMTNTTGVLDKGGKLLTGLTAAQVDALIEDGTISGGMIPKISMALEAVKNGVKTSHIIDGRVEHALLLEILTDEGVGTLIRSNA, from the coding sequence ATGTCTCTTTCCCCCGCTTCCGCCAAGGAAAAAGCCAATATTCTTTCCGAGGCGCTGCCCTATATCCGCCGCTTCCAGGACAAGACCATCGTTATCAAGTACGGCGGCAATGCCATGACCGAGGAGCACTTGAAGCACGGCTTCGCCAAGGACGTGGTGCTGCTCAAGCTGGTCGGCCTCAATCCGGTGGTGGTCCACGGCGGCGGGCCGCAGATCAACGACCTCCTGAAGCGTGTCGGCAAGCAGGGCGAATTTGTACAGGGCATGCGGGTGACCGATGAAGAAACCATGGATATCGTCGAGATGGTGCTCGGCGGCCAGGTCAACAAGGAAATCGTCAACCTCATCAACCAGTACGGCGGCAAGGCGGTGGGCCTGACCGGCACCGACGGCGGCATGATCCGGGCCAAGAAGCTGCTGGTCAAGGCCAAGGGCGACGGCGAGGAGCTGATCGACATCGGCCTGGTGGGCGAAGTCAGCCACATCGACCCGGCGCTGGTGAACCTGCTGGACAGCCAGGATTTCATCCCGGTGATCGCCCCGATCGGCGTCGGGGATATGGGTGAGGCTTTCAACATCAACGCCGACCTGGTGGCCGGCAAGCTGGCCGAAACGCTCGGGGCCGAAAAGCTCATTCTCATGACCAACACCACCGGCGTGCTGGACAAGGGCGGCAAGCTGCTCACCGGCCTGACGGCGGCCCAGGTGGACGCGCTGATCGAGGATGGCACGATCTCCGGCGGCATGATCCCGAAGATTTCCATGGCGCTGGAAGCGGTGAAAAATGGCGTCAAGACCAGCCACATCATCGACGGGCGGGTGGAGCATGCGCTGCTGCTGGAAATCCTCACCGACGAAGGGGTGGGCACGCTGATCCGCTCCAACGCATGA
- a CDS encoding pirin family protein: protein MSTRSLQRIIRSIPASDGAGVKLQRSLGQSPFQRVDPFLMLDEISSDIPDDYLAGFPAHPHRGFETVTYLLEGHMLHQDHLGNRGDLRSGGVQWMTAGRGIIHSEIPQQEKGRLHGFQLWINLPAAEKMKPAAYRDIQPGEIPRIELAGGGLAKVIAGTLETDGQTIHGPVQGLSTAPLFLDIRLPADGTFSHPVAATHSAFIYPYQGALMVGAADAALPLHAHEAGVLSSGERIEVRAGAEGAGFLLLAASPLGEPIVQWGPFVMNTREEIGQAMRDYENDELV, encoded by the coding sequence ATGAGCACGCGTAGCCTGCAGCGCATTATCCGCTCGATCCCCGCATCCGACGGGGCCGGCGTAAAACTTCAGCGTAGCCTGGGGCAATCTCCGTTTCAGCGCGTTGACCCGTTCCTGATGCTGGACGAGATATCGTCCGACATTCCCGACGACTACCTTGCCGGTTTCCCCGCTCACCCCCATCGCGGCTTTGAAACCGTCACCTATCTGCTTGAAGGCCATATGCTGCATCAGGATCACCTCGGCAATCGCGGCGATCTCAGGAGCGGCGGCGTGCAGTGGATGACCGCCGGGCGGGGCATCATTCATTCCGAGATTCCGCAGCAGGAGAAAGGGCGCCTGCACGGCTTCCAGCTATGGATCAACCTGCCGGCGGCGGAGAAAATGAAGCCAGCGGCCTACCGCGACATCCAGCCCGGCGAAATTCCCCGCATAGAGCTTGCGGGAGGGGGGCTGGCCAAGGTTATCGCCGGGACGCTGGAAACGGATGGTCAGACGATCCACGGGCCGGTCCAGGGACTCTCCACCGCGCCGCTGTTCCTCGATATCCGCCTGCCTGCTGACGGCACTTTCTCCCATCCCGTGGCGGCCACGCACAGCGCATTCATTTATCCCTACCAGGGCGCGCTGATGGTTGGCGCGGCTGACGCTGCACTACCCCTGCATGCACATGAAGCCGGCGTGCTATCCAGCGGCGAGCGCATCGAAGTCCGGGCGGGCGCCGAGGGGGCCGGGTTTCTCCTGCTTGCCGCAAGCCCCCTGGGGGAACCGATTGTGCAGTGGGGCCCTTTCGTGATGAACACCAGGGAAGAAATCGGACAGGCGATGCGGGATTACGAGAATGACGAACTGGTTTAA
- a CDS encoding alkene reductase, with protein MTDLFSPLRLGAIELANRVVMSPLTRCRAGTGNVPTDLMAEYYRQRASAGLIITEATPVCPEGHGYPRTPGIYTAEQIAGWKKVTQSVHAAGGRIVIQLWHVGRISHPDLQPNGVLPVAPSALRPAGQVFTGQEMKDFVTPRALETSEIPGLIANYVQAARNAVEAGFDGVEVHAGNGYLLDQFLRSSSNQRTDAYGGSKENRARLLLEVLDGVCAAIGSERVGVRLSPVTPFNDLHDEQPQETFEYVTGQLNRYSLAFLDLLQGMGGAPKEQWLPFDYERLRAIYSGKLILNNGYDFASAQEAITTGSADAIAFGRLLLANPDLVERFRRGAPLNAPDYEKLYTGEEKGYTDYPFLAG; from the coding sequence ATGACTGACCTGTTTTCCCCCCTTCGCCTCGGCGCCATCGAGCTGGCCAACCGCGTCGTGATGTCCCCGCTGACGCGTTGCCGGGCCGGCACGGGCAACGTACCGACCGATCTCATGGCCGAGTATTACCGCCAGCGCGCCTCGGCGGGCCTGATCATCACGGAAGCCACCCCGGTTTGCCCCGAGGGCCATGGCTACCCGCGCACGCCCGGGATTTACACGGCGGAGCAGATTGCCGGCTGGAAAAAAGTCACCCAGTCCGTTCATGCCGCGGGCGGCAGGATCGTGATCCAGCTCTGGCATGTGGGCCGCATCTCGCATCCCGATTTGCAGCCCAATGGCGTGCTGCCGGTGGCGCCCTCGGCGCTGCGCCCGGCAGGCCAGGTCTTTACCGGCCAGGAAATGAAGGATTTCGTGACGCCGCGCGCGCTCGAAACCAGCGAGATTCCGGGCCTGATCGCGAACTATGTGCAGGCCGCCAGGAATGCCGTGGAAGCGGGTTTCGACGGCGTTGAAGTGCATGCGGGCAATGGCTACCTGCTTGACCAGTTCCTGCGCTCTTCAAGCAACCAGCGCACCGACGCCTATGGCGGCAGCAAGGAAAATCGCGCCCGCCTGCTGCTGGAGGTGCTGGATGGGGTGTGCGCCGCCATCGGCAGCGAGCGGGTGGGGGTGCGCCTGTCGCCGGTGACGCCGTTCAACGATCTGCACGATGAGCAGCCGCAGGAAACTTTCGAATACGTCACCGGCCAGCTCAACCGCTACAGCCTGGCATTCCTCGACCTGCTGCAGGGCATGGGCGGCGCACCGAAGGAGCAATGGCTGCCCTTCGACTACGAGCGCCTGCGCGCGATCTACAGCGGCAAGCTCATTCTTAACAATGGCTACGACTTCGCCAGTGCCCAGGAGGCAATCACTACCGGCAGCGCCGACGCCATCGCCTTCGGCCGGCTGCTGCTGGCCAACCCGGACCTGGTCGAACGCTTCCGCCGCGGCGCCCCGCTCAACGCGCCGGATTATGAAAAGCTTTATACGGGGGAAGAAAAGGGCTATACCGACTATCCCTTCCTGGCTGGATAG
- a CDS encoding dihydroorotase — translation MKIHIRGGRLIDPKSGIDAQRDVFIAAGKVVAIGDAPHDFHANRVIEAGGLVICPGLIDLSARLREPGFEYMATLESEMHAAVAGGVTSLVCPPDTDPPLDEPGLVEMLRHRARNLHQARVFPLGALTQKLEGQRLTEMAELHDAGCIAFSQADAPLTDSNVLLRAMQYASTFGFTVWLRPQDSFLARDGVAHDGEVASRLGLAGIPACAESIAIARILLLMKETGAKVHLCRLSTRDGVDMVREAKRQGLPLTCDIGVHHAHLSEMDIGYFDSNCHVIPPFRSLRDRDALRAGLKDGTIDAICSDHAPVDDDAKLLPFAESEAGVTGLELLLPLTLKWARDMGVELPQAIARLTTEPARVLALNKGVLAPGLNADLCIFDPEECWKVVPRALRSQGKNTPFQNVELAGRVKYTLVEGAVVYEAGEAKAS, via the coding sequence ATGAAGATTCATATTCGCGGCGGCCGCCTGATCGACCCCAAAAGCGGCATCGATGCGCAACGGGATGTTTTCATCGCTGCCGGCAAGGTGGTGGCCATCGGCGACGCCCCTCATGATTTTCACGCCAACCGGGTAATTGAAGCCGGCGGACTGGTGATCTGCCCGGGGCTGATCGACCTTTCCGCGCGCCTGCGCGAACCCGGCTTCGAGTACATGGCTACCCTGGAATCGGAAATGCATGCCGCTGTGGCCGGTGGGGTGACCAGCCTGGTGTGCCCGCCCGATACCGACCCGCCGCTGGATGAGCCGGGGCTGGTGGAAATGCTCCGGCATCGCGCCAGGAACCTGCATCAGGCGCGCGTGTTCCCCCTTGGAGCATTGACACAGAAACTCGAAGGCCAGCGCCTCACGGAAATGGCGGAGCTACACGATGCCGGCTGCATCGCCTTCTCGCAGGCGGATGCGCCCCTGACCGATTCCAATGTGTTGCTGCGCGCCATGCAGTATGCCTCGACTTTCGGCTTTACCGTGTGGCTGCGCCCGCAGGATTCCTTCCTCGCCCGCGATGGCGTGGCGCACGACGGCGAAGTGGCCTCCCGCCTGGGCCTGGCGGGGATTCCCGCCTGCGCCGAAAGTATCGCGATTGCCAGAATCCTGCTGCTGATGAAGGAAACCGGCGCCAAGGTGCACCTGTGCCGTCTTTCCACCCGCGATGGCGTGGACATGGTGCGCGAAGCCAAGCGCCAGGGCCTGCCGCTGACTTGCGACATCGGGGTGCACCATGCGCACCTTTCGGAAATGGACATCGGCTATTTCGATTCCAACTGCCATGTGATCCCGCCCTTCCGCAGCCTGCGCGACCGGGATGCGCTGCGCGCAGGCCTGAAGGACGGCACGATTGACGCCATCTGCTCCGATCACGCGCCGGTGGATGACGATGCCAAGCTGCTGCCCTTCGCCGAATCCGAGGCGGGCGTCACCGGGCTGGAGCTGCTGCTGCCGCTGACGCTGAAGTGGGCAAGGGATATGGGGGTTGAGCTGCCCCAGGCGATTGCCCGGCTCACGACCGAGCCGGCAAGGGTTCTTGCGCTCAACAAGGGGGTGCTGGCGCCGGGACTCAATGCCGACCTGTGCATCTTTGACCCCGAGGAGTGCTGGAAAGTGGTGCCGCGCGCGCTCAGAAGCCAGGGCAAGAACACGCCATTCCAGAATGTGGAACTGGCGGGGCGGGTAAAATACACCCTGGTCGAGGGGGCTGTGGTTTATGAGGCAGGAGAAGCCAAGGCATCTTGA